The following nucleotide sequence is from Pseudomonas putida S13.1.2.
CGAGGTGCTTGGTGACTCGAAGACTGCTACCGCCATGCGCGCGATCACCAGCATCGCAAAGCTGGTCGACAGCCCGCAGGCCACCGTTGCCAGCGCCCACAACGAGCAGGTGATGGCCAGCAGGCGTGTGCGTGACAGGCGGTCGGCCAGGCGCCCGGCAGGCAGGCCCAGCAGCACATAGACGGCAGCGAAGGCCAGGCCTGAAACCAGCCCCATGGCGGTGTCGCTGGCACCGAACTCTTGTTTGAGCGGTTCGATCATCACGGCAATGATCTGCCGCCCGACAAAGTTATCGGCGTACATCATCGCGAGCACAAACAGCAGACCATGGCTGCGCCAGCCGATGGGTTGAGGGTGCGTACTGCTCATGGATGACTCCCGGTCAAACCGCAGAGATGGGCAATGGCCCAAGCTGTGCCTGGGCCCCGTGAAGCGGTCAGGCGCTGGCTTGGCGTTGCCTGGCCAGGGTCATGGCGGTGTCTTCGATCATGTCTTCCTGCCCGCCGACCATGCCGCGCCGGCCCATTTCGACAAGAATTTCCCGCGCCGGGACGCCGTACTTTTTTTCAGCACGCTTGGCAAACAGCAGGAACGAGCCGTAGACACCGGCATAGCCCATGGTCAGGGCATCGCGGTCGCTGCGGATCGGGAAGTCCATGATCGGCACCACCAGGTCCTCGGCAACGTCCTGGATACCAAACACACTCACGCCGGTTTCAATGCCCATGCGGTCGCAGACGGCCACCAGCACTTCCATGGGGGTATTGCCGGCACCCGCGCCCAAGCCTGCGCACGCGGCATCGATACGGGTGGCGCCAGCGGCAATGGCCGCGATCGAGTTGGACACGCCCATCGACAGGTTGTGATGGCCATGGAAGCCGATTTCAGTCTCGGGCTTGAGCGCTGCACGCAGCGCCGCGACCCGCGCGCTGACGTCATGGGGCAGCAGGTAGCCGGCCGAGTCGGTGATGTAGATGCAATTGGCGCCGTAGCTTTCCATCAGCTGGCCTTGGGTGACCAGGCCTTGCGGGCTGTTCATATGCGCCATCATCAGGAACCCGACGCTGTCCATGCCCAGCTTGCGGGCCGCGCCAAGGTGCTGTTCGGACACGTCTGCTTCCGTGCAGTGAGTGGCGACGCGAATCGTGCTGACGCCCAGTTCGTAGGCCATCTGCAGGTGATCGACCGTGCCGATGCCCGGTAGCAGCAGGGCGGAGACCTTGGCATTTTTCATCAGTGGGATGACCGCCGACAAATACGCCTCGTCGCTGTGCGCCGGAAAACCATAGTTCAACGAACTGCCACCCAGGCCATCGCCATGGGTCACCTCGATCAACGGCACACCGGCGGCGTCGAGGCCACAGGCAATGTCTTTCATTTGCTGCAGGGTGATCTGGTGGCGTTTGGGGTGCATGCCGTCACGCAGGCACATGTCGTGGACGGTGATGGATTTGCCGTGAAGGTCCATGGTGCGCTCCTTAGGCGATGGCAGGTTGTGGGGTGCTGGCACGCAGGGTCAAATCGCCTTTGAGCATTGCTTCGGCAAACATCTCGGCGGTGCGCGCGGCGGCGGCGGTCATGATGTCGAGGTTGCCGGCATATTTGGGCAGGTAGTCGCCCAGGCCTTCGACTTCCATGAAAATCGACACCCGGTTGCCGTCGAACACCGGGCCGTTGACCAGCTTGTAGCCGGGCACATAGCGCTGGACTTGCTCGATCATGTCGGCAATCGCGGCGGTGATGGCTGCCTGGTCAGGCTCGGTTTCGGTCAGGCAGTGCACGGTGTCGCGCATGATCAGCGGCGGCTCGGCGGGGTTGACGATAATGATTGCCTTGCCCTTTTTTGCGCCGCCAACCTGTTCCACGGCCGCCGCGGTGGTGCGGGTGAATTCATCGATGTTCTTGCGCGTGCCCGGGCCGACCGATTTCGAGGCCGCCGTGGCAATGATCTCGGCGTAGGCCACCGGCTGCACGCTGGACACCGCGGCCACCAGCGGGATGGTCGCCTGGCCGCCACAGGTCACCATGTTGACGTTCATCGCGCCCAGGCCAAGGTTGTGTTTCAGGTTGACCGGTGGCACGCAGTAGGGGCCGATGGCTGCCGGAGTCAGGTCGATCATCAGCACACCCAGGGCATTGAGCTTGCGGCTGTTTTCGGCATGCACATACGCGGAGGTAGCATCGAAGGCGATCT
It contains:
- the dmpG gene encoding 4-hydroxy-2-oxovalerate aldolase, with product MDLHGKSITVHDMCLRDGMHPKRHQITLQQMKDIACGLDAAGVPLIEVTHGDGLGGSSLNYGFPAHSDEAYLSAVIPLMKNAKVSALLLPGIGTVDHLQMAYELGVSTIRVATHCTEADVSEQHLGAARKLGMDSVGFLMMAHMNSPQGLVTQGQLMESYGANCIYITDSAGYLLPHDVSARVAALRAALKPETEIGFHGHHNLSMGVSNSIAAIAAGATRIDAACAGLGAGAGNTPMEVLVAVCDRMGIETGVSVFGIQDVAEDLVVPIMDFPIRSDRDALTMGYAGVYGSFLLFAKRAEKKYGVPAREILVEMGRRGMVGGQEDMIEDTAMTLARQRQASA
- a CDS encoding acetaldehyde dehydrogenase (acetylating), whose amino-acid sequence is MSKKIKCALIGPGNIGTDLLYKLKRSEVLEPVWMVGIDATSEGLARAAALGLKTTSEGVDGLLTHVLEDGIQIAFDATSAYVHAENSRKLNALGVLMIDLTPAAIGPYCVPPVNLKHNLGLGAMNVNMVTCGGQATIPLVAAVSSVQPVAYAEIIATAASKSVGPGTRKNIDEFTRTTAAAVEQVGGAKKGKAIIIVNPAEPPLIMRDTVHCLTETEPDQAAITAAIADMIEQVQRYVPGYKLVNGPVFDGNRVSIFMEVEGLGDYLPKYAGNLDIMTAAAARTAEMFAEAMLKGDLTLRASTPQPAIA